The Canis lupus dingo isolate Sandy chromosome 4, ASM325472v2, whole genome shotgun sequence genome contains a region encoding:
- the GZMK gene encoding granzyme K: MMKFSSFSLFFLIAGAYMTAQCFSMEIIGGREVPAHSRPFMASIQYRGQHLCGGVLIHPQWVLSAAHCRPRHEKVQLFKVILGAHSLSKNEASKQTFEVEKFIPFSRFISHHKSNDIMLIKLHTAATLDKYVQLLHPSSKNDIRAGTKCQVTGWGATDPQYLRISDTLREVTVTIINRKLCNSPSYYNHNPIITADMVCAGDTRGQKDSCQGDSGGPLVCKGAFYALVSAGRECGDAKKPGIYTLITQKYQAWIKSKLEPPHADYDHK, encoded by the exons ATGatgaagttttcttctttttctctatttttcctaaTTGCTGGAGCTTACATGACTGCACAGT GTTTCAGCATGGAGATTATTGGAGGGAGAGAAGTGCCGGCACATTCCAGGCCATTCATGGCCTCCATTCAGTACCGTGGCCAACATCTCTGTGGAGGAGTGCTGATTCACCCACAATGGGTGCTATCAGCAGCCCACTGCCGCCCTCG gcaTGAAAAAGTCCAGTTGTTCAAAGTGATTTTAGgagcacactctctctcaaagaatGAAGCCTCCAAACAAACATTTGAGGTTGAAAAATTTATACCATTCTCAAGATTTATATCACATCATAAGTCAAATGACATTATGCTGATTAAG CTTCACACGGCTGCAACGCTTGACAAATATGTCCAGCTGCTCCACCCAAGCTCCAAAAATGATATCAGAGCTGGAACAAAATGCCAGGTTACTGGCTGGGGAGCCACTGACCCACAATATTTAAGGATCTCTGATACCCTTCGTGAAGTcactgttactatcataaatcgAAAACTTTGCAACAGCCCAAGTTATTACAACCACAACCCTATTATAACTGCAGACATGGTATGTGCAGGAGACACCAGAGGCCAGAAGGATTCCTGCCAG ggTGACTCGGGTGGCCCTTTGGTTTGCAAAGGTGCCTTTTATGCCTTAGTCTCTGCAGGTCGTGAATGTGGTGATGCCAAAAAGCCTGGAATCTACACCCTAATAACCCAGAAATACCAGGCTTGGATTAAAAGCAAACTTGAGCCACCTCATGCAGACTATGACCACAAATGA